A genomic stretch from Pristiophorus japonicus isolate sPriJap1 chromosome 6, sPriJap1.hap1, whole genome shotgun sequence includes:
- the LOC139265924 gene encoding neutral cholesterol ester hydrolase 1-like isoform X2, with protein MFEMLAPQSSETVEVTDTTFDGVQVRVFEPKKRLDGELKRSIIYIHGGGWALGSAKMRSYDHLCRKMAKDVNAVLVSIEYRLVPEVRFPEQINDAYSATKYFLQPEILSQYSVDPNRIAVSGDSAGGNLAAAVSQQLVMDRSITTRLKLQALIYPVLQALDFNTPSYQQNMAAPILYKQVMALFWLEYLNGDLSFVHAMLVNNHTASDLSQLTSIRARLNWTTLLPQSFKKNYKPVVQIMGSPQVIKELPALLDPRAAPLIADKEILQLLPRAYILTCEHDILRDDGIMYAKRLEDAGIEVTLDHYEDGFHGAMIFALPPTNFDVGNRIMNNYINWLDKNL; from the exons ATGTTTGAGATGCTTGCCCCTCAATCAAGTGAAACAGTTGAAGTAACGGACACGACATTTGATGGAGTGCAAGTCAGAGTATTTGAGCCCAAGAAGAGGCTGGATGGTGAACTAAAGCGAAGCATTATTTACATACACGGTGGAGGATGGGCTTTAGGAAGTGCAA AAATGCGATCATATGACCATCTTTGTCGGAAGATGGCAAAAGATGTGAATGCGGTTCTTGTCTCTATTGA ATACCGTCTTGTCCCAGAGGTTCGGTTTCCTGAGCAGATTAATGATGCTTATAGTGCCACCAAATATTTTCTGCAGCCTGAGATCTTGTCCCAGTATTCAGTGGATCCAAATCGAATTGCAGTTTCTGGAGACAGTGCTGGaggaaacttggctgctgctgtaagCCAGCAG CTTGTCATGGACAGAAGCATCACCACCCGACTCAAGCTTCAAGCTCTTATATATCCAGTACTTCAGGCTCTTGATTTCAATACCCCTTCCTATCAACAGAATATGGCTGCGCCTATCTTGTACAAACAGGTCATGGCCCTTTTCTGGCTGGAGTACCTGAATGGTGACCTGAGCTTTGTCCATGCAATGTTGGTCAACAACCACACAGCTTCAGACCTAAGTCAGCTGACTTCTATCCGAGCTCGCTTAAACTGGACAACCCTTCTACCACAATCGTTTAAAAAGAACTACAAACCTGTCGTCCAGATAATGGGAAGTCCACAGGTTATCAAGGAGTTGCCAGCATTGTTGGACCCAAGAGCAGCACCACTAATTGCAGATAAAGAAATCCTTCAGTTGTTACCAAGGGCCTACATCCTAACCTGTGAACATGATATCCTAAGGGATGATGGAATAATGTATGCAAAGCGCTTAGAAGATGCTGGAATAGAAGTGACTCTTGACCATTATGAAGATGGATTCCATGGTGCCATGATATTTGCACTGCCACCTACCAACTTTGATGTGGGAAATAGGATCATGAACAACTATATAAACTGGCTGGACAAAAATTTGTGA
- the LOC139265924 gene encoding neutral cholesterol ester hydrolase 1-like isoform X1 gives MRAAVPVIVIVAALTAYYVYIPLPSTVSEPWKLMLLDATFRGVQDMCHLVQQLGLSHHLKALNFVITMFEMLAPQSSETVEVTDTTFDGVQVRVFEPKKRLDGELKRSIIYIHGGGWALGSAKMRSYDHLCRKMAKDVNAVLVSIEYRLVPEVRFPEQINDAYSATKYFLQPEILSQYSVDPNRIAVSGDSAGGNLAAAVSQQLVMDRSITTRLKLQALIYPVLQALDFNTPSYQQNMAAPILYKQVMALFWLEYLNGDLSFVHAMLVNNHTASDLSQLTSIRARLNWTTLLPQSFKKNYKPVVQIMGSPQVIKELPALLDPRAAPLIADKEILQLLPRAYILTCEHDILRDDGIMYAKRLEDAGIEVTLDHYEDGFHGAMIFALPPTNFDVGNRIMNNYINWLDKNL, from the exons ATGCGAGCAGCAGTCCCAGTGATCGTGATCGTCGCCGCTTTGACAGCTTACTATGTGTACATCCCACTACCGAGCACGGTCTCCGAGCCCTGGAAATTGATGCTCCTGGATGCAACGTTCAGAGGAGTCCAGGATATG TGTCATCTGGTGCAGCAGTTGGGACTTAGCCACCACCTGAAGGCTCTAAATTTTGTTATTACCATGTTTGAGATGCTTGCCCCTCAATCAAGTGAAACAGTTGAAGTAACGGACACGACATTTGATGGAGTGCAAGTCAGAGTATTTGAGCCCAAGAAGAGGCTGGATGGTGAACTAAAGCGAAGCATTATTTACATACACGGTGGAGGATGGGCTTTAGGAAGTGCAA AAATGCGATCATATGACCATCTTTGTCGGAAGATGGCAAAAGATGTGAATGCGGTTCTTGTCTCTATTGA ATACCGTCTTGTCCCAGAGGTTCGGTTTCCTGAGCAGATTAATGATGCTTATAGTGCCACCAAATATTTTCTGCAGCCTGAGATCTTGTCCCAGTATTCAGTGGATCCAAATCGAATTGCAGTTTCTGGAGACAGTGCTGGaggaaacttggctgctgctgtaagCCAGCAG CTTGTCATGGACAGAAGCATCACCACCCGACTCAAGCTTCAAGCTCTTATATATCCAGTACTTCAGGCTCTTGATTTCAATACCCCTTCCTATCAACAGAATATGGCTGCGCCTATCTTGTACAAACAGGTCATGGCCCTTTTCTGGCTGGAGTACCTGAATGGTGACCTGAGCTTTGTCCATGCAATGTTGGTCAACAACCACACAGCTTCAGACCTAAGTCAGCTGACTTCTATCCGAGCTCGCTTAAACTGGACAACCCTTCTACCACAATCGTTTAAAAAGAACTACAAACCTGTCGTCCAGATAATGGGAAGTCCACAGGTTATCAAGGAGTTGCCAGCATTGTTGGACCCAAGAGCAGCACCACTAATTGCAGATAAAGAAATCCTTCAGTTGTTACCAAGGGCCTACATCCTAACCTGTGAACATGATATCCTAAGGGATGATGGAATAATGTATGCAAAGCGCTTAGAAGATGCTGGAATAGAAGTGACTCTTGACCATTATGAAGATGGATTCCATGGTGCCATGATATTTGCACTGCCACCTACCAACTTTGATGTGGGAAATAGGATCATGAACAACTATATAAACTGGCTGGACAAAAATTTGTGA